A stretch of DNA from Anaerobacillus isosaccharinicus:
ACCAAACAGTATTCTAAGTTAGACTATGGTGTTACGATTACGTCGTTTTTAGGACTAGCTACACCTAACTTCTGGTTGGGGTTAATGCTAATTATGTTGTTTTCCGTTCAGTTAGGGTGGACCCCTGTTGGTGGAGTTTCGACTCTTGGTGCTGAATTTAGTTTACTAGATAGACTTCATCACTTAATTTTACCTGCGATTGTATTAGCAACCGCAGATATGGCTGGATTAACACGTTATACTCGTTCGAGTATGTTAGAAGTTATTAATCAAGATTATATCCGTACAGCTCGATCGAAAGGTTTTCCTGAGCGTACTGTTATTTATAAACATGGATTACGCAATGGACTTATTCCGATTATAACAATTTTTGGTTTAATGTTACCTACCTTTATCGGTGGTTCAGTAATCGTAGAATCATTGTTTAGTTGGCCGGGAATTGGAAAGTTATTTATTGATGCAACATTTGAAAGAGATTACCCAGTTATCATGGCGATTACGATGTTCGGTGCTTTACTTACAGTTATCGGGAACTTAATTGCAGATATATTATATGCTGTTTTAGATCCACGGATCGAATATTAGGAGGTGGAGAACGTTGGCAAAACTAGAAGTTAAACTTCCAAACCAAAAAACACTTGATGTGCAATCATTGGGGGAAAGACGTTCCCTCTTATCCATTATCGTTGCAAAATTCTTACAAAATAAATTAGCTGTTATTGGTTTAGTAATGCTAGCAATCATTGTTTTTAGTGCTCTTTTAGCTCCTTGGATTGCACCACATGATCCCGATTTCCAAAACTTGAGAAACCGTTTAGCGGCTCCAAGTGCCGAGTTCCTTTTGGGTACGGATCATTTAGGAAGAGATATTTTTAGCCGTCTATTATTTGGTGGTCGAGTATCACTATTCGTTGGGTTTGTAGCCATGATTGGTGCTGTCACAATTGGTACAACAGTAGGTGCAGTTGCTGGTTATTTTGGTGGCTTAGTAGATTCAATTTTAATGCGATTAGTAGATATTATCATTTCATTCCCTAACATCTTTCTATTAATTACACTAGTTGCTGTACTTGAGCCGAGCATTGATAAACTTATTATGGTATTTGCTTTCTTAAGTTGGACAGGAACTGCTCGTTTAGTACGTGGTGAGTTCTTAACATTAAAGAAACGAGAGTTTGTATTAGCAGCGCGTACAATTGGGATGTCAAATACAAGAATTATTTTTGGACAAATTTTACCGAGTGCATTTGGCCCTGTCATTGTAGCAGCGACACTTGCAGTAGGTGGCTTTATATTAGCTGAATCAGCGTTAAGTTTCTTAGGGTTAGGTGTACAACCACCAACTTCGACTTGGGGTAACATGCTTACGTATTCCCAAAGTGTCACGATTTTTAGAACTGCTTGGTGGTATCCTACTTTCCCAGGTTTGATGATTTTACTTACTGTATTATCATTTAACTTTGTTGGTGACGGTTTACGTGATGCGTTAGATCCAAGAGTAATAGAAAAGTAAGGAATTGTAAGAGGGTAACCATCGTGTTACCCTTTTTTTGTTTAATTTTTTTTGCTAAGCTAATAAACCAAATTTCATAAAGTTTCAGTTATTCTAGATAAAAACAAACTAAATACAACACTTTCACACATTTTAACTGTAATTTATTAAGATTTTCTACAGATATTTTCAGGAACTTCACAGTTTCTTCACCGGAATTTTGTTAGTTAAGTTAGGTAAAACCCTTATACTTAAAGGTTTTACCTATTATTTTAGTCTTTTATCCATGGAAACGTTCACATTACTGTAACAGGAAAAGTGATTTTAATCACATTGTGTGAAAGTGTATGAAAGTATGATATAGACAGAAAGTGAGATACATCACAACAGTAACTTTTTATACTACGTAATATGCCATTCGGTATTAAGCAGTTCCATTATAAATGAATGCTTAATCTATAAAGCTCTAAAATATGAAAGGAGAGAAACCGATGGGGGAAATGCTTAAGAAGCTAGATAAGAAGATTTTGTTATTTACGCTAATCGGTGTGTTCGCAGGGATCGTACTTTTTGCAGGAACTGCAAGTACACTGAAAGCTACAGACACTGGTGAGTTTTGTTCTAGCTGCCACATTATGGGAACGGCTTATGAAACTTTTGCTAATTCTAACCATGCATCGTTAGCTTGTAATGACTGTCACTTGCCACAAGATAATGCAGTTAACAAGTTAGTTGAAAAAGCAAAAGCTGGCATGGGTCACATGTACATGAATACTTTGGGAGCAAGTAAAATTCCAGATGTACTTCATGCAACAGGTAACTCGCAAGAAATAATTCAACAGAACTGCATTAGTTGTCATGAACCAAGCTTACAAAATGTATCACATGATGTTAAAGGAAGTTGTATCGATTGTCACCGCCAAGTTCCGCACAGTAAGGGTGACTTTAGACCAGCTGAGTGGTTTGAACCAAGAGAATTCTTCTTTATGGAACCAGGTAGAAAATAATGAAAGGAATGAAAAAAATGGGGAGCAATCATAAAAAACCATTATTATTGATGGTACTATCATTCTTGTTAATGCTTGCATTAGTAGGATGCGCAAGTTCACAAGCAAAAGAAAAAGAACCAATCAACACCGGACTTGATCCAGCAGAATGGAATAGCTACGCATTTAAGGATAAATACCCGTTACATTGGGAAAGTTTTATGAAAAACATGGTTAATGAAAAAGAGGTTAAGCCAAAGAATGATCCTTCAATTGAGCCATACTTACCGATTTTATGGAATGGTTTTGGATTTGCGGTAGAGTATAACTTAACTCGTGGGCACACATATGCATTTGAAGATCAAATGGTTGTAAGACGTATTACAGGTAACCCAAATGCAATATCTGCTTGTATGTCTTGTAAAACGACACTATTCCCTAAAATGATGGAAGAGTTTGGCGATCAAGCATTTAAGTTAAATTACCACGAAGAAGCAATGCCTTGGATTGATAAAATGACAGCACCTGATAAAGATCGTGAACTTGGTACTTATGGTCACGCGTCTGTTGGATGTTCTACATGTCATGATCCTGTAACAATGGATTTACGTATTGCAATGCCACAATTAACACTTTCTTTAGAAAATATGGATCCTGAGATCATGCAAAGGCAATTAGGATTTACTTTAGATACAATTACACAACATGACATGCGTTCACTAGTTTGTGCTCAATGTCACGTAGAATACTATTTTGACCCTGCAAACAATGCTCACACAACTTTCCCTTGGACTGAAGGTGTTCGTATGGAAAACATGTGGGATCACTATGAAGAAATTTGGGAAAAAGATGGCGAATTCCAAGGAGAGTATGTTTCACGGTTAACGAACCAACCAATCTTAAAAGCACAACATCCTGAGTATGAATTATGGAGCTACGGCCCTCACCAAACTGTCTCATGTGCTGATTGTCATATGCCTTACCAAAGAGTTGACGGTAAAAAGAAAATCTCTTCTCACCGTTGGGGATCTCCTATGAAGACAGCTGAAGAATCTTGCCGTACTTGCCACGCAGATAAGTCTGAAACTGAACTTAAAGATCGAGTAAAAGATATACAAACGGTTCACAAATCAGCATTACTGGAAGCGCAAGATATTGGTGCAACTGCAACTTATTATGTAAACAGAATGATTACTCGTCAAGTTGACGAAGCAAAGATTAAAGAAGCGCAATATTTACTACGCGAAGGACAATGGTTCTGGGATATTATTGCAGCTGAAAACTCTAAAGGTTTCCACAACCCACAAGGTGCTATGGAATCGTTTAGAAGATCTATCAAAGCTTCTTCTCAAGCAATTGAACTTGCTACGATTGAATTAATGAAACTTGGTGAAGATATTGATGAATTAAAGAAACAGATCGAAATTACTAAGCAAAACGTAGTAAACGAAACTGTTTCACACGAAAAACATCTTCAAGCAATCAACGAGTGGTTCCCGAACCACCGTGACAAACAATAAGTAAAATAGAGAGACTCTTTTCAAAGGCTGGCCCCTTTGGAAGGAGTTTCTTTTTTTATCTTATAAATAGTTGTAACAAATCGCAAATGATCTGCTCGCAAGAATTATTAAAAATTGTGGTGTGACATTTTTCACACGTTTGACACACTTTTTGTGACGTAATTCACAGTTTCAAAATTGAATTGTGACAAGTTGTTTATACACAAATTGTTAAAAAATATGTAAACGTATGATTTTTGTACAAAAATCCTCGAAAATAAGGGATTTTATTGTAGAAAATTACACTATTTATTGGAATTTTAGTGTC
This window harbors:
- a CDS encoding ABC transporter permease — protein: MTTYIIRRLIMMIPILFGISLISFAIMYAAPGKPAVMDLDPSISVEDREKQMEKLGLNDPPHIQYLNWMGNVLKGDFGTSFTKKQPVKDMILDRLPNTLILMVFSTILAVIIAIPFGVLSATKQYSKLDYGVTITSFLGLATPNFWLGLMLIMLFSVQLGWTPVGGVSTLGAEFSLLDRLHHLILPAIVLATADMAGLTRYTRSSMLEVINQDYIRTARSKGFPERTVIYKHGLRNGLIPIITIFGLMLPTFIGGSVIVESLFSWPGIGKLFIDATFERDYPVIMAITMFGALLTVIGNLIADILYAVLDPRIEY
- the opp4C gene encoding oligopeptide ABC transporter permease — encoded protein: MAKLEVKLPNQKTLDVQSLGERRSLLSIIVAKFLQNKLAVIGLVMLAIIVFSALLAPWIAPHDPDFQNLRNRLAAPSAEFLLGTDHLGRDIFSRLLFGGRVSLFVGFVAMIGAVTIGTTVGAVAGYFGGLVDSILMRLVDIIISFPNIFLLITLVAVLEPSIDKLIMVFAFLSWTGTARLVRGEFLTLKKREFVLAARTIGMSNTRIIFGQILPSAFGPVIVAATLAVGGFILAESALSFLGLGVQPPTSTWGNMLTYSQSVTIFRTAWWYPTFPGLMILLTVLSFNFVGDGLRDALDPRVIEK
- a CDS encoding cytochrome c3 family protein; protein product: MGEMLKKLDKKILLFTLIGVFAGIVLFAGTASTLKATDTGEFCSSCHIMGTAYETFANSNHASLACNDCHLPQDNAVNKLVEKAKAGMGHMYMNTLGASKIPDVLHATGNSQEIIQQNCISCHEPSLQNVSHDVKGSCIDCHRQVPHSKGDFRPAEWFEPREFFFMEPGRK
- a CDS encoding ammonia-forming cytochrome c nitrite reductase subunit c552; translation: MKGMKKMGSNHKKPLLLMVLSFLLMLALVGCASSQAKEKEPINTGLDPAEWNSYAFKDKYPLHWESFMKNMVNEKEVKPKNDPSIEPYLPILWNGFGFAVEYNLTRGHTYAFEDQMVVRRITGNPNAISACMSCKTTLFPKMMEEFGDQAFKLNYHEEAMPWIDKMTAPDKDRELGTYGHASVGCSTCHDPVTMDLRIAMPQLTLSLENMDPEIMQRQLGFTLDTITQHDMRSLVCAQCHVEYYFDPANNAHTTFPWTEGVRMENMWDHYEEIWEKDGEFQGEYVSRLTNQPILKAQHPEYELWSYGPHQTVSCADCHMPYQRVDGKKKISSHRWGSPMKTAEESCRTCHADKSETELKDRVKDIQTVHKSALLEAQDIGATATYYVNRMITRQVDEAKIKEAQYLLREGQWFWDIIAAENSKGFHNPQGAMESFRRSIKASSQAIELATIELMKLGEDIDELKKQIEITKQNVVNETVSHEKHLQAINEWFPNHRDKQ